From a single Brassica napus cultivar Da-Ae chromosome C9, Da-Ae, whole genome shotgun sequence genomic region:
- the LOC125592573 gene encoding uncharacterized protein LOC125592573, with protein MSRGPGRLIQNVTQFADAQFKQFSTRHGQKVIDILDFPIKLVLSPFTLAFDIAGSAPRGFGIPELISKISYLSVFAVATLGTYDIALDLGKKVICQRDCKTCNGWQALRCTMCKGTGNVHYQIKDYNLRSGEKPTADCVADAIVDNRAELVHLPSSLNLSAPLPTKDCPTCDGTGVMSCTECKNKLQVRISADDIMEPPWKAYNVLRKMDYPYEHIVHSMKDPSIANFWLITLPQIVGGFDYDEDVKKKIWLQYEESMRYDQLRDLVAKRNPGWEYLQDALFSIDPVRAQEDPVIVKNVPFYKAKKALEAEVTKLNPPPRPQNWGELNLPLNTSSWSEEDLKNPAKLYEKTVLLNAQREIADKILDAQWEAKWRQEKVEEMLEEKVRPFIQDSNMAVLPQPILLKSQKTNQKGNRQKKWWFF; from the exons atGTCGAGAGGACCAGGTCGTCTGATACAGAACGTGACACAGTTCGCGGATGCTCAGTTCAAGCAATTCTCGACTCGTCATGGACAAAAGGTCATAGACATCCTCGACTTCCCAATCAAACTTGTCTTGTCTCCTTTCACTCTCGCCTTCGACATCGCTGGCTCTGCCCCTCGCGGCTTCGGCATCCCCGAACTCATCTCCAAGATATCCTATCTCTCTGTTTTC GCGGTTGCTACCCTTGGGACTTATGACATTGCCTTGGATTTGGGGAAGAAAGTCATCTGCCAAAG GGATTGCAAAACTTGTAATGGGTGGCAGGCGTTACGGTGCACAATGTGCAAAGGAACAGGGAATGTTCATTACCAGATCAAAGACTACAACTTGAGAAG tggagAGAAACCAACAGCAGACTGTGTTGCAGATGCCATAGTTGACAATCGAGCTGAGTTGGTTCATCTTCCTTCCTCCCTCAACCTTAGTGCTCCGTTGCCAACGAAAGACTGCCCAACTTGTGATGGAACA GGTGTGATGAGCTGTACTGAGTGCAAGAACAAGCTGCAAGTCAGGATCTCAGCTGATGAT ATCATGGAACCTCCATGGAAAGCATACAATGTGTTGCGGAAGATGGATTATCCCTACGAG CACATTGTTCACAGCATGAAAGATCCAAGCATCGCAAATTTCTGGTTGATTACTTTGCCTCAGATTGTGGGTGGGTTTGACTATGATGAAGATGTCAAGAAGAAAATATGGTTGCAATACGAG GAATCTATGCGCTATGATCAACTTAGGGACTTGGTGGCTAAGAGAAACCCTGGCTGGGAGTATTTGCAGGAT GCCTTATTCTCCATTGATCCTGTCCGTGCTCAGGAAGACCCCGTCATTGTGAAAAATGTACCTTTCTACAAGGCTAAGAAAGCACTAGAAGCTGAAGTCACAAAACTCAATCCACCTCCTCGTCCTCAGAACTGGGGT GAACTGAATCTCCCGTTGAATACTTCCTCTTGGAGTGAAGAGGATCTCAAAAACCCTGCAAAGCTGTACGAGAAGACAGTTCTTCTCAACGCGCAGAGAGAAATCGCAGACAAGATCTTGGATGCACAATGGGAAGCTAAATGGCGTCAAGAGAAG GTAGAGGAAATGTTGGAGGAGAAAGTGAGACCGTTCATCCAAGACTCAAACATGGCTGTTCTTCCGCAGCCCATCTTGTTGAAGTCTCAGAAGACTAATCAAAAG GGGAACCGGCAAAAGAAGTGGTGGTTCTTTTAA
- the LOC111213420 gene encoding early nodulin-like protein 2 has protein sequence MVALMKNLCFAFVILTSFATLFSVADARRFYVGGSRGWVMNPRENYNTWAERNRLQVNDTLYFKYAKGSDSVQQVMKADYYGCNVRNPLEKFDNGETEVTLNRSGPFYFISGNQDRCLKGQKLIVVVLAIRHPKKVLISPVKPPSTTQPPQAHSPDSPVAPAKAPSTARPPKSHSPVSPVAPAKGPSSAESPKAHSPVSPVAPAKAPSTARPPNSHSPVSPVAPAKGPSTAESPKAHSPVSPIAPATAPSATPTPDHSPTSPAPENTPPSSPAPPQSTPADNINAPAASTKNAASVVAVTSVMTTVLSVAFTVLMFA, from the exons ATGGTGGCACTCATGAAAAATCTATGTTTTGCTTTCGTCATCCTTACTTCTTTTGCGACCCTCTTCTCCGTCGCTGATGCACGTCGGTTTTACGTCGGAGGTAGCCGCGGTTGGGTCATGAATCCACGCGAAAATTACAATACTTGGGCTGAAAGAAACCGTCTCCAAGTCAATGATACTCTTT ACTTTAAGTATGCCAAGGGATCGGACTCAGTGCAACAAGTGATGAAAGCAGATTACTACGGCTGTAACGTTAGGAATCCGTTAGAGAAGTTTGATAACGGAGAGACTGAGGTTACTCTTAACCGATCTGGTCCATTTTATTTTATCAGTGGTAATCAAGATCGCTGTCTGAAGGGACAGAAGTTGATCGTCGTTGTCCTAGCCATCAGACATCCGAAGAAGGTTCTTATTTCTCCTGTGAAACCTCCTTCGACGACTCAACCTCCACAAGCTCACTCCCCTGATTCTCCTGTTGCGCCAGCGAAGGCACCGTCAACGGCTCGACCTCCTAAATCTCATTCCCctgtttctcccgttgctccgGCGAAGGGTCCCTCATCTGCCGAGTCTCCAAAAGCTCATTCCCCTGTTTCTCCAGTTGCACCGGCGAAAGCTCCGTCAACTGCTCGACCTCCCAACTCTCACTCCCCTGTTTCTCCGGTTGCTCCAGCGAAGGGACCGTCAACTGCCGAGTCTCCAAAAGCTCACTCCCCTGTTTCTCCAATCGCTCCAGCGACCGCTCCGTCAGCAACTCCAACGCCTGATCATTCACCGACTTCTCCAGCGCCTGAGAATACTCCACCGTCGTCTCCAGCTCCTCCTCAATCCACTCCGGCCGATAACATCAATGCGCCAGCGGCAAGTACCAAAAATGCAGCGAGTGTTGTGGCAGTTACTTCGGTTATGACCACAGTATTAAGTGTGGCTTTTACTGTCTTAATGTTCGCTTGA